The following is a genomic window from uncultured Draconibacterium sp..
CCGAATTTCGGGACCAATAAATGTGCAATACGATCCGCTAAACGGAAAAACAACCATTAATTCCGATTTTACGGCCGGAGATTACTTTTTTAAGTTTAAAAATATGGGAGCCGGCATCGATTTGGGTTTTACATACCAACTAAACAAACAAACCACCGTTGCATTGGCGGTTACCGATATTGGTTTTACCTCCTTAAACTATAAGGCTTTTAACAATAAATTTATCGGTTCGATCGATTATGCGGAGTATAATCTCTATCAGTCATCCGATTCAGAAGCGCCTTACTATTTTGCCCCCAAATATGCACTAGATGCGCTAACAGATTCCCTGCCTTATAAAACAATAGCTGAAGCTTTTACACAACGTCAATTCGAACTGCTGCCGGCAAAACTAAACATGATGGCAACACATCAGTTAAACGATAAAATGAAGCTAAGCTTCTCCGACAATCTTACTTACTACGACAGAGTAGCCAGTAATTATTTATCGGCTTATTTTAATCTGCTTTTAGGAACCCGTTTCGAATTAAGCAGTGGGTTAAACCTGTATAATCTCAAACAGGTATTACCCGGTTTTGCATGCAGTTACACGGGCAGAGGAGTGCAACTTTATCTGGCAACAAATAATATTACCAGACTGATGCAACCATCTAAAGCAAAAAATTTAAATTTGCGTTTTGGTGTAAACTTATTATTTCCCACGCAGCCAAATTAGTTTTTGTTATGACTTTATTTATTACACTATACTTGGTAGGCTTCCTCCGAACTCTCGTTATAATTGCTGTTATCTACTTCGGATTTCGCTTTATTGTGCGCTATATCTTTCCGAAAATAATTGACAAAGGGATGAAGAATATGCAGCAGAAAATGCGCGAACAGCAACAACAGCAGCAACCCAAACGCCCCGAAGGAGAAGTTACCATTGAAGCCCCACGCACAAATAAGAGAAACACCCCGGACAATGGCGAATATGTTGATTTCGAAGAGGTAGATTAGTGAAGCATGGACTGAAGAACTGATTTAATGAAAGATTGAGCTGTCAGAGACAATAATTGAATAGGCAACCAACAAATTTCAGTAAGCAAAACACTAGTCAATAAACATCTAAAGTACAGGGGAGAGAGCAGCCTGACAAAGAATACAATTTCCTTGTTACAGTTTAACAATCGTGTTCAATTTTAAAATCAATCCTCTTTCAATCTAATCCAATCTCTGCAGATTTTCCATTCATCATTCCTCATTAACTCATTCCCTAAATATCCTATTAATCTTTAATCACTAATCCTTAATCTTCCGGCTCTCTCCCCTGTACTTTAGAATTTTATCCTATTTTTGCGTTCACAATTCAGAAATTATAGTTAGATGGCACAAGAAGATATTTTCAAAAAATTAGTAGCGCACTGCAAAGAATACGGTTATGTATTTCAATCGAGCGAGATTTATGATGGATTGGGAGCAGTGTACGATTACGGACAAATGGGTGTTGAACTGAAAAACAACATCAAAAAATACTGGTGGGACAGCATGGTGCTGTTGCACGAAAATGTGGTTGGTTTAGACTCAGCCATTTTTATGCACCCAACAATTTGGAAAGCATCGGGCCACGTTGATGCTTTTAACGATCCGTTAATCGATAACAAAGATTCGAAAAAACGCTACCGTGCCGATGTACTTATTGAAGACCAGTTGGCGAAGTACGAGGAAAAAATGAACAAGGAAGTTAAAAAGGCTGCAAAACGTTTTGGCGATTCCTTCGACGAAAAACAATTCCGCGAAACCAATCCTCGTGTTCTGGCCAACCAGGAAAAATGGAATAATCTGCATAAGCGTTTTTCAGATGCACTGAATGATAACGATCTGGCAGAATTAAAACAAATAATTGAAGACGAAGGTATTGTTTGCCCCATATCAGGCTCACGCAACTGGACTGATGTTCGACAGTTTAACCTGATGTTTTCTACCGAAATGGGATCGACTGCTGAAGGCGCATCAAAAATCTTCCTTCGCCCCGAAACGGCACAAGGAATTTTTGTAAACTACCTGAATGTGCAAAAAACGGGACGTATGAAAATTCCGTTTGGAATTGCCCAAATTGGTAAAGCTTTCCGTAACGAAATTGTAGCACGTCAGTTTATTTTCCGTATGCGCGAATTCGAACAAATGGAAATGCAATTCTTTGTTCGTCCCGGCACCGAGCTCGACTGGTTCGAGAAATGGAAAACAACACGGATGAAATGGCATCGTGCCCTTGGTTTTGGCGATGAAAACTACCGTTTCCACGAACACGAGAAACTTGCGCACTATGCCAATGCTGCTGTTGACGTTGAATATAAATTCCCATTCGGATTTAAGGAGGTGGAAGGTATCCACTCGCGTACCGATTTCGACTTGTCGCAACACGAAAAATATTCTGGCAAGAAAATTCGCTACTACGATCCTGAACTGGGAGAATCATACGTTCCTTATGTTGTTGAAACATCAATTGGTGTCGACCGCATGTTCCTGCAGGTAATTTCGGCAAGTTATTGTGAAGAACAAATGGAAAAAGATACACGTGTTGTACTGAAATTACCTCCGGTACTGGCTCCTGTAAAACTGGCTGTTATGCCGCTGGTAAAAAAAGACGGACTTCCGGAAAAAGCCCGCGAGATTATCGACGAGCTGAAATTTGATTTTAACTGTCAGTACGACGAAAAAGACTCAATTGGGAAACGTTACCGTCGTCAGGATGCCATTGGTACTCCGTTCTGCGTAACTGTCGATCACCAAAGCAACGAAGATAATACGGTTACCATCCGCTACCGCGACACTATGGAACAGGAACGTGTTGCCATTGCCGATTTGGGTAAAATTATTGGCGAGCAGGTTAGCTATAAGAAGTTGTTTGGGAAGTTGTAAGAATACAGATTTATTACCTTTCTCCCTAATTATAATATGTGATAAAATTTGTGCAATTTTATCACATATTTTTTTTATCATATCGAAACAAAATTCCGAATATACCATGGATTTTAAATCAATTCTGAAGACTACAGTTCCGCATATTATTGCGATTGCCGCAATGATTCTTGTTTCATCTGTATATTTTTATCCGGCCTGGGAAGGCGAAACTCTTCGACGCGATGACATTGTAAAAGATTATGGGAGTCGAAAAGATGTTCTTCACGCAAGAAAATATGAAAATAAATCAATTCTATGGCAACCATCCCTATTTTCGGGAATGCCAGATTATGTTGGAACGTCATATCCCAGCTCGTCAAAACTAAAACGCATCTACAATTATCCTGTCAAACTTGGAATACCACAAGAAGTTAATTTTATTATTTGGTATATGCTTGGTTTTTACATCTTACTTATCGCCTTAGGTGCAAATCCCTGGTTATCTTTGGCCGGTGCTCTGGCTTTTGGACTAACTTCATATAATCTCATTATAATAAATGCCGGACACTTTAAAAAAGTGAGAACCCTTGCTTATATAGCACCAGTACTAGCAGGGGTACTATTAACCTATCGAAAAAAATACCTTCTTGGCTTTGTTCTTACAGCATTCTTTCTCGCCCTACAAATAGCACACGACCATATTCAGATGAGTTATTACTTTATGCTTGGATTGGTTTGTATAGGAATGGTTGAACTTTATAATCACATTAAAGAAAATCACTTATCAGACTTCATAAAGGCTTCTACCTTGTTAATCATTGCAGCATTGGTAGCCATCGGACCAAACTATTCCAAACTTTCAAACCTTTATCGTTACAACAAACAAACAATCAGAGGGAAAAGTGAATTAACGGAAGGTAAAAAAGGTGTAAAAACAGAATCCGGTCTGGATCGCGATTATATTAATGCCTGGAGTAGTGGAAGATCTGAAAGTATGATGCTATTTGCCCCAAAAGTTAAAGGAGGAGCAAGTGCTTACGTAAAACAAGATCGTGAATTATTAAAACATGTCGATCCAAGGATGCGTGAAACAATTGGAAATATGAACCAATATTGGGGAGACCAGGGTGGAAGTGGCGGCCCCAATACAGCTGGGGCAGTTATTGTATTCCTATTTATTATCGGCCTGTTTATTATAAAAGGACCAATGAAGCAGGGGATTTTAGTTTCAGTAATTCTATTTATCTTACTTTCCTGGGGGAAACATTTCTCCATTTTCACTGATATTTTTATCGATTATGTTCCGTTGTACAATAAATTCAGAACCCCTGTCTCCATTCTGGCTATTGCAGTTATTTTCATAACATTCTTCGCTTTTTACACGCTTTCCAAGCTTATAAAAAACCCAGAGCTACTCTCCCATAATTCAAAACTCACATTAGGTAAGAAACCCGTACCAATGTATATGGCGGCCGGACTTGGGTTTATTCTTCTTTTATTACTGAATCTGGCATTTCCACAACTATTCAACCGCTATTTAAATGATCAGGAAATTGCCCTTTTTGATAATTACCGGGCACAGGGCGGAGCAAATCAAATAGATGCAATTGTAAACGCACTTACATCTCTTAGGATTTATGTATTCAGGACGGAATTTTTTAGAACTTTAGTTTTTGCCGTATTAACACTAGCCAGCATATACTTATTTAAAAACAAAAAGATAAAAGCCAATACATTAATAGCACTCATTGGAATACTTTCAATTATTGATGTTTGGACAATAGGTCAACGCTATGTAAACAAAGATGATTTTACCAAACAAAACCTGATTGAAAATGAATACAGATTAACGGATATCGACAAACAAATTTTTGCAAGAGAGATTCAGAACAATCCGGATCTGGAGCAAAAAATTAATGAGGCATATGGCCAATTCCAACCAAAAAATCAAGCAGAACAAGAAGATATCCAGAAATATATTATTCAAAAGAATACTTTTTACAGAGTATACGATCTCACCACTGCCGCTTTTCAAGATAACGGGATAACCGGGACACACCGTTCTATTGGAGGCTACCATGCAGCAAAATTACGACGTTATCAGGACCTGATTGAGCGACAGATTAGCAAGGGCAACATGCAAGTTTTAAACATGCTAAACACCAAGTACTTTATTACCCAAAATGGTTTGCAAATTAATCCTTCCGCATTAGGAGCTGCCTGGTTTGTCGGTTCTGTAATTTGGGCTGATAGTCCGGATGAAGAAATGGAAGCCCTAAATAATTTTAATGCTCCAAGCCAGGTAGTATTGAACACTAAAGACAAATCTAAAATATCACCATATACCCCTCCTATTCAAGGAGATACAATTACTGTTGAATCAAGAGAACCAGATCATATTACTTACTCCTCACAAACATCAGGAGACAGAATAGCCGTATTTTCAGAAGTGTATTATCCCGACTGGACCGTCCTAATTGATGGACATCCAGCTGAATGTGTTGAAGGTAATTACATTTTACGTGTATTGCATGTTCCGGGAGGGCAACATAAAATTGAATTTATATTCAATCCTCCACATTATACAAAAGCCAATTCTATTTCTATGATTTTTTATTATTTAATTATGGCGTTGGTACTTATTATTGTCGGGCTTTCAGTTTACAGAGCGATAAACAAACAAGATCAATCAGATGTAAAAGCCTAAGGAAATAAAATGCGTTATACAATTATCATAGCAGTATACAACCGTACCGATGAGATTCGTGAGTTACTGGAAAGTGCCGAAAGACTGGACTTTGAACGAGATGAATTTGAATTTCTTTTTGTAGATGATGGCTCAAAAGATGGTTTTAAGGATTTCATAAATAATTATAAATCAAAAACCAACCTTAATACACACTCAATTTATCAGGAGAATAAAGGTCCGGGAGAAGCTCGTAATAACGGAATGCGAAATGCAAAAGGAGAATATTTCATCTTTGTGGACTCCGATTGTATGTTTCCTCCAAATTGGTTACGCACGATTGATGAGGAACTTCAAAGAAACAACTATGAAGCATTTGGTGGCCCAGACACTTGCCACGAATCGTTCAGCCCTCTTTTAAAAGCTATTACCTACTCCATGACATCGAAGTTGGGAACCGGAGGTACTAGAGGACAAAAGAAAAGCGTGGGTAAATTTTACCCCCGAAGTTTTAATATGGGCATACACCGAAAGATTTTTGAGAATATAGGAGGTATGAACAAACTGCGTCATGGCCAGGATATGGATTTCTCGCAACGCATTTACGATGCGGGGTACAACGTTGGATTAATTGCAAATGCTTTTGTATATCATAAACGTAGAACCAGTCTGTCTAAATTTTATCGCCAGATTTTTAACTGGGGAGTTGCCCGGATCAATCTTTCACTGCTACATCCCTCCATGTTGAAACCAGTACACCTATTGCCTGCCATGGTCGTATTTGGGCTCGTTTTTCTGCTCGTTTTCACCACTATTTTCCCGGTAATTGGAAGCTATCTGTGGATATTCACCGGCATTAGCTATCTGGGAATTATATTTACTGCGTTTTTTCAATCCCTTCTACAATATAAAAACCTGAAAGTTGCTTTACTTTCACCTGTTACATTAAACATTCAGGTATTCGCCTATGGGTTTGGATTAATAAAAGCTCTATGGCAGACTAAAATTCTGGGAAGAAAGGAAGCGGAAGGATTTGTAAAAGGCTACTACGGAAAGAAACTTGAAAGTCGATAAGAATGACCAAAAAAGTACTAATAATAACATATTATTGGCCTCCTGCCGGAGGCCCTGGTGTACAGCGAGTACTTAAGTTCGCCAAGTATCTTCCGGAATTTGGCTGGGAACCAATCATTCTCACGGTTGAAAATGGAGACTATCACGCTATCGATAAATCCTTATTAAAAGATATTCCCAAGGATTTAAAAATTCATAAAATCGCTACTTTCTCTGTCTTGGACTTGTATAAGAAGATTTTTGGAAGTAAAAAAGCAATAAGTTCATTTGAACTGACAAAAAACGAAGGTGGTCTAAGATTTAAACTTATTAAATGGGTTCGCGCTAATTTTTTTATTCCGGATGCACGAGGTGGATGGAAACGTGCAGCTGTGAAGAAAGGGATAGAAATTATCAAGGAAGAAAAACCGGATATTATCTTCACTTCTTCCCCTCCCCACTCGTTACAACTAATTGGCTTAAAGCTAAAAAGAAAAACCGGATTAAAATGGGTAGCTGACTTCCGCGATCCATGGACCGATGCCTTCTGGGATAAAGAACTGCCAAGATTAAAGATATTGGAGAGATACAACCTATGGCTTGAATACAAAACCCTCTCCAATGCAGACCTTTGTACAATTGTCAGTGAAGGCTTCTCCGAGTTATTAAAGAAAGACCGACAAGTAACATTTAAGATCCTCCCCAATGGATTCGATGCTGAAGATTTCGAGAAATTCAAATATCAAAGAGGTCAAAAATTTAGAATAACCTACATTGGAAGCATCGCGGAAAGCCAGAATCCTATACATTTATTCAAAAGTATTAGTCTGTTACCTCAAAAAATTCAAGCATTACTCGATATCAATTTTTTTGGAGTCTTCGATACATCGGTTAAGAATGCTGCGAGTGAGTTAAAAGCACCAATTCATTTTCATGCTTATATTCCGCATAACACTGCAATAAAAAAAATGATCAACTCGGAGATGCTTATTTTGCTTATTCCACGAAATACAAAAGGTATTCTGACCGGAAAATTATATGAATATCTGGCATCTAATAATTTCATTTTGACAATAGCCCCCGATGGAAGCGAAGTGGAGAAGATCATCGGCAGGTGCAATAGTGGTGCAACTGTTTCCTTTCAAGATGATCCATCTCGTATCTTGCTAGATCAAATCACGAGATGGCAGAGGAAACAACTCTTGAATTGTAATACCGGCGAAATAGAAAAATTAAGTAGAAAATCAATTACTCAGAAGTTATCTGAGATCTTTAATAAAATAATTGAAGAATGAAGCAACTTGGAAAAGTATTCTTTATGCTCAAAAAATTGAAAAGAGACCTTTTCAATCGTCCCGACTTACAGTTGTCTGAAGATAATAAGAGTAGGGA
Proteins encoded in this region:
- a CDS encoding DUF5723 family protein, whose product is MRNFPTKIRFIVILFAVICRIPATAQHGNPLQFLSEVSQSSQSNPAFHNKTEKLVIGLPLLSGATLHWNANFSFDYLFTENFDYSFDHFYKSLGEPGDAEALATLPLVYLSHTNDKRTLSFSLSERILVSGNFDHKFLKFIDQGLLPYYGQEEEFGPISFKTQIFRELAFSYAKQVTRKLSVGIRPKILFGRFFYDINNLNIVIHTDEERQILQVIPNGNYRISGPINVQYDPLNGKTTINSDFTAGDYFFKFKNMGAGIDLGFTYQLNKQTTVALAVTDIGFTSLNYKAFNNKFIGSIDYAEYNLYQSSDSEAPYYFAPKYALDALTDSLPYKTIAEAFTQRQFELLPAKLNMMATHQLNDKMKLSFSDNLTYYDRVASNYLSAYFNLLLGTRFELSSGLNLYNLKQVLPGFACSYTGRGVQLYLATNNITRLMQPSKAKNLNLRFGVNLLFPTQPN
- a CDS encoding DUF4834 family protein, encoding MTLFITLYLVGFLRTLVIIAVIYFGFRFIVRYIFPKIIDKGMKNMQQKMREQQQQQQPKRPEGEVTIEAPRTNKRNTPDNGEYVDFEEVD
- a CDS encoding glycosyltransferase, whose product is MRYTIIIAVYNRTDEIRELLESAERLDFERDEFEFLFVDDGSKDGFKDFINNYKSKTNLNTHSIYQENKGPGEARNNGMRNAKGEYFIFVDSDCMFPPNWLRTIDEELQRNNYEAFGGPDTCHESFSPLLKAITYSMTSKLGTGGTRGQKKSVGKFYPRSFNMGIHRKIFENIGGMNKLRHGQDMDFSQRIYDAGYNVGLIANAFVYHKRRTSLSKFYRQIFNWGVARINLSLLHPSMLKPVHLLPAMVVFGLVFLLVFTTIFPVIGSYLWIFTGISYLGIIFTAFFQSLLQYKNLKVALLSPVTLNIQVFAYGFGLIKALWQTKILGRKEAEGFVKGYYGKKLESR
- a CDS encoding glycosyltransferase family 4 protein → MTKKVLIITYYWPPAGGPGVQRVLKFAKYLPEFGWEPIILTVENGDYHAIDKSLLKDIPKDLKIHKIATFSVLDLYKKIFGSKKAISSFELTKNEGGLRFKLIKWVRANFFIPDARGGWKRAAVKKGIEIIKEEKPDIIFTSSPPHSLQLIGLKLKRKTGLKWVADFRDPWTDAFWDKELPRLKILERYNLWLEYKTLSNADLCTIVSEGFSELLKKDRQVTFKILPNGFDAEDFEKFKYQRGQKFRITYIGSIAESQNPIHLFKSISLLPQKIQALLDINFFGVFDTSVKNAASELKAPIHFHAYIPHNTAIKKMINSEMLILLIPRNTKGILTGKLYEYLASNNFILTIAPDGSEVEKIIGRCNSGATVSFQDDPSRILLDQITRWQRKQLLNCNTGEIEKLSRKSITQKLSEIFNKIIEE
- a CDS encoding glycine--tRNA ligase, with translation MAQEDIFKKLVAHCKEYGYVFQSSEIYDGLGAVYDYGQMGVELKNNIKKYWWDSMVLLHENVVGLDSAIFMHPTIWKASGHVDAFNDPLIDNKDSKKRYRADVLIEDQLAKYEEKMNKEVKKAAKRFGDSFDEKQFRETNPRVLANQEKWNNLHKRFSDALNDNDLAELKQIIEDEGIVCPISGSRNWTDVRQFNLMFSTEMGSTAEGASKIFLRPETAQGIFVNYLNVQKTGRMKIPFGIAQIGKAFRNEIVARQFIFRMREFEQMEMQFFVRPGTELDWFEKWKTTRMKWHRALGFGDENYRFHEHEKLAHYANAAVDVEYKFPFGFKEVEGIHSRTDFDLSQHEKYSGKKIRYYDPELGESYVPYVVETSIGVDRMFLQVISASYCEEQMEKDTRVVLKLPPVLAPVKLAVMPLVKKDGLPEKAREIIDELKFDFNCQYDEKDSIGKRYRRQDAIGTPFCVTVDHQSNEDNTVTIRYRDTMEQERVAIADLGKIIGEQVSYKKLFGKL